A region of Longimicrobium sp. DNA encodes the following proteins:
- a CDS encoding L-threonylcarbamoyladenylate synthase, whose translation MRILRVDSTHPDPAALADAAAVLRGGGLVAFPTETVYGLGAHALDPAAVARIYEAKGRPSYNPLIVHVASIGEARGLASAWPEAADRLAERFWPGPLTLVVPKSPEIPDAVSAGLDTVGVRIPAHPVAHALLLAAGVPLAAPSANRSMGVSPTTAEHVRRSLGGRVDVIVDGGPCPVGIESTVLSLAGEVPTVLRPGSISIGELREVLGEVAAASAEPSGRAARPSPGMLDRHYAPAAEVRLFSPAAREATFAKAVWAATDERRVGVIAFAPVSASGAEVVAMPADVPGYAARLYAALHAMDAAGAEVIWIEQVPDAPEWAGVRDRLRRAATGAAVLPGE comes from the coding sequence ATGCGGATCTTACGCGTAGATAGCACCCATCCCGACCCGGCCGCGCTGGCCGACGCCGCGGCCGTTCTGCGCGGCGGCGGGCTGGTGGCGTTCCCCACCGAGACGGTGTACGGGCTGGGCGCCCACGCGCTCGACCCGGCGGCCGTGGCGCGAATCTACGAGGCCAAGGGGCGCCCGTCGTACAACCCGCTGATCGTCCACGTCGCGTCCATCGGCGAGGCGCGGGGGCTGGCGAGCGCGTGGCCAGAGGCGGCGGACAGGCTGGCGGAGCGGTTCTGGCCGGGGCCGCTCACCCTGGTCGTCCCCAAATCTCCCGAGATCCCCGACGCGGTGAGCGCGGGGCTGGACACGGTGGGCGTGCGCATCCCCGCGCATCCCGTGGCGCACGCGCTGCTCCTGGCGGCGGGCGTTCCGCTCGCCGCGCCGAGCGCCAACCGCTCGATGGGGGTGTCGCCGACCACGGCCGAGCACGTGCGGCGCAGCCTGGGCGGGCGAGTGGACGTGATCGTGGACGGCGGCCCCTGCCCGGTGGGGATCGAGTCCACCGTGCTGAGCCTGGCCGGCGAGGTGCCGACCGTGCTGCGCCCCGGCTCCATCTCCATCGGCGAGCTGCGCGAGGTGCTGGGCGAGGTGGCCGCCGCGTCGGCGGAGCCGTCCGGCCGCGCCGCCCGCCCGTCGCCTGGGATGCTGGACCGGCACTACGCGCCCGCCGCCGAGGTGCGCCTCTTCTCCCCCGCCGCGCGCGAGGCCACGTTCGCGAAGGCGGTGTGGGCGGCGACGGACGAGCGCCGCGTGGGGGTGATCGCCTTCGCGCCGGTGTCCGCATCGGGCGCGGAGGTGGTGGCGATGCCCGCGGACGTGCCCGGGTACGCCGCCCGCCTCTACGCCGCCCTGCACGCGATGGACGCCGCCGGCGCCGAGGTGATCTGGATCGAGCAGGTGCCGGACGCGCCGGAGTGGGCGGGGGTGCGCGACCGGCTGCGGCGCGCGGCCACGGGCGCTGCGGTGCTGCCGGGCGAATGA